A single region of the Polyodon spathula isolate WHYD16114869_AA chromosome 5, ASM1765450v1, whole genome shotgun sequence genome encodes:
- the LOC121315770 gene encoding cystatin-F-like: MGTGTRLLLLIALGSAAVSNVLLQMHKLDIVDKPGAAKPISTNNTGVQTAAKTATYEFNNRSNDIFLFKVSAIDDAKVQVVKGIKYILEVKITRTVCRKTGNPDLENCQFQPDGKLKQIFKCHFEVCSIPWLHWMKTTALNCQ, translated from the exons ATGGGGACTGGTACAAGACTTCTTCTTTTAATTGCACTTGGCTCTGCTGCTGTTTCCAATG tacttctCCAAATGCACAAGCTTGATATTGTTGATAAACCTGGAGCTGCTAAGCCTATCAGTACAAACAATACAGGGGTTCAGACAGCAGCGAAGACAGCCACCTATGAATTTAACAACAGATCAAATGACATATTCCTGTTCAAAGTATCTGCTATTGATGATGCAAAGGTTCAG gttgtTAAAGGAATAAAATACATCCTGGAAGTAAAGATCACACGCACCGTGTGTCGCAAAACAGGAAACCCTGACCTGGAAAACTGTCAGTTTCAACCAGATGGGAAACTAAAGCAG atattcaaatgccattttgagGTCTGCTCCATTCCTTGGTTGCACTGGATGAAAACAACTGCTCTAAACTGTCAGTAA
- the LOC121315768 gene encoding adipocyte plasma membrane-associated protein-like isoform X1 encodes MHCQRMNETDGLRYRRLNRPTIITDESHAPENKNSSYSGKVFRVTLVMLAVTLLVPLIGAIVLLESPIEPQYLSFPEPPLMSGALEPNFKLRQAERLFEGQLIGPESMANIGGVLYTGTADGKIVKIEDGKMHTLATLGRPPCGTQKDEPNCGRPLGIRASQNRTLFVADAYLGIFEVNPFTGEVEELVSTQSPVNGKRLSFVNDLDVTRDGRKIYFTDSSSKWQRRDYAYLFMEGINDGRLLEYDTLTKEVTVLMDDLRFPNGVQLSPNEDFVLVAELTMARIRRCYVSGLNKGGLDLFVENLPGFPDNIRSSSSGGYWVAMSAVRPNPGFSMHDFLSQKPWIKKIIFKLLSQETLMKFVPKYSLVVELHDTGVCKRSFHDPHGVVATYVSEAHEQDGYLYLGSFRSPFLCRLNLNEV; translated from the exons TTCCTACAGTGGGAAGGTTTTTCGTGTGACGCTTGTGATGCTGGCGGTCACTTTGCTGGTTCCACTGATTGGTGCAATAGTTCTCTTGGAGTCTCCAATAGAGCCTCAGTATTTAAG CTTTCCAGAACCTCCTCTTATGTCTGGGGCTTTGGAGCCAAACTTTAAACTGAGACAGGCAGAGAGGTTATTTGAAGGCCAACTTATTGGGCCAGAGTCTATGGCAAAtattggag GTGTATTGTATACCGGAACAGCAGATGGGAAAATTGTAAAAATAGAAGATGGTAAAATGCATACCCTGGCAACATTAGGAAGACCTCCCTGTG GGACTCAAAAGGATGAACCAAACTGTGGGCGACCCCTTGGCATTCGAGCCAGTCAAAATAGAACCTTGTTTGTTGCTGATGCCTATCTTGGAATATTTGAAGTTAATCCGTTCACAG GTGAAGTGGAAGAGCTGGTGTCTACTCAGAGTCCAGTCAATGGCAAGAGGTTGTCCTTTGTGAATGACCTTGATGTCACACGGGACGGTAGAAAGATCTACTTCACAGACTCCAGCAGTAAATGGCAGAGGAGGGACTACGCTTACCTTTTCATGGAGGGTATTAATGATGGACG CCTCTTAGAATATGACACCTTAACAAAAGAAGTCACTGTTCTTATGGATGATCTACGATTTCCCAATGGAGTCCAGCTTTCCCCAAATGAGGATTTTGTGCTGGTGGCAGAATTGACCATGGCAAGGATCCGGAG GTGTTACGTGTCGGGGCTGAATAAAGGCGGTCTTGATTTGTTTGTTGAAAATCTTCCTGGTTTTCCTGACAATATTCGCTCAAGCAGCTCAGGAGGTTACTGGGTTGCAATGTCAGCTGTGCGTCCTAATCCTGGATTTTCCATGCATGATTTCCTATCTCAAAAGCCTTGGATTAAAAAGATTATTTTCAAG CTCCTTAGTCAAGAGACACTGATGAAGTTTGTGCCAAAGTACAGTCTTGTGGTGGAGCTGCATGACACTGGCGTTTGTAAGAGAAGCTTCCATGACCCACACGGCGTCGTGGCAACGTACGTCAGTGAAGCCCACGAACAGGATGGGTACCTCTATCTGGGATCCTTCAGATCACCGTTCCTCTGCAGACTTAATCTAAACGAAGTGTGA
- the LOC121315768 gene encoding adipocyte plasma membrane-associated protein-like isoform X2 produces the protein MISISYSGKVFRVTLVMLAVTLLVPLIGAIVLLESPIEPQYLSFPEPPLMSGALEPNFKLRQAERLFEGQLIGPESMANIGGVLYTGTADGKIVKIEDGKMHTLATLGRPPCGTQKDEPNCGRPLGIRASQNRTLFVADAYLGIFEVNPFTGEVEELVSTQSPVNGKRLSFVNDLDVTRDGRKIYFTDSSSKWQRRDYAYLFMEGINDGRLLEYDTLTKEVTVLMDDLRFPNGVQLSPNEDFVLVAELTMARIRRCYVSGLNKGGLDLFVENLPGFPDNIRSSSSGGYWVAMSAVRPNPGFSMHDFLSQKPWIKKIIFKLLSQETLMKFVPKYSLVVELHDTGVCKRSFHDPHGVVATYVSEAHEQDGYLYLGSFRSPFLCRLNLNEV, from the exons TTCCTACAGTGGGAAGGTTTTTCGTGTGACGCTTGTGATGCTGGCGGTCACTTTGCTGGTTCCACTGATTGGTGCAATAGTTCTCTTGGAGTCTCCAATAGAGCCTCAGTATTTAAG CTTTCCAGAACCTCCTCTTATGTCTGGGGCTTTGGAGCCAAACTTTAAACTGAGACAGGCAGAGAGGTTATTTGAAGGCCAACTTATTGGGCCAGAGTCTATGGCAAAtattggag GTGTATTGTATACCGGAACAGCAGATGGGAAAATTGTAAAAATAGAAGATGGTAAAATGCATACCCTGGCAACATTAGGAAGACCTCCCTGTG GGACTCAAAAGGATGAACCAAACTGTGGGCGACCCCTTGGCATTCGAGCCAGTCAAAATAGAACCTTGTTTGTTGCTGATGCCTATCTTGGAATATTTGAAGTTAATCCGTTCACAG GTGAAGTGGAAGAGCTGGTGTCTACTCAGAGTCCAGTCAATGGCAAGAGGTTGTCCTTTGTGAATGACCTTGATGTCACACGGGACGGTAGAAAGATCTACTTCACAGACTCCAGCAGTAAATGGCAGAGGAGGGACTACGCTTACCTTTTCATGGAGGGTATTAATGATGGACG CCTCTTAGAATATGACACCTTAACAAAAGAAGTCACTGTTCTTATGGATGATCTACGATTTCCCAATGGAGTCCAGCTTTCCCCAAATGAGGATTTTGTGCTGGTGGCAGAATTGACCATGGCAAGGATCCGGAG GTGTTACGTGTCGGGGCTGAATAAAGGCGGTCTTGATTTGTTTGTTGAAAATCTTCCTGGTTTTCCTGACAATATTCGCTCAAGCAGCTCAGGAGGTTACTGGGTTGCAATGTCAGCTGTGCGTCCTAATCCTGGATTTTCCATGCATGATTTCCTATCTCAAAAGCCTTGGATTAAAAAGATTATTTTCAAG CTCCTTAGTCAAGAGACACTGATGAAGTTTGTGCCAAAGTACAGTCTTGTGGTGGAGCTGCATGACACTGGCGTTTGTAAGAGAAGCTTCCATGACCCACACGGCGTCGTGGCAACGTACGTCAGTGAAGCCCACGAACAGGATGGGTACCTCTATCTGGGATCCTTCAGATCACCGTTCCTCTGCAGACTTAATCTAAACGAAGTGTGA